Genomic DNA from Setaria italica strain Yugu1 chromosome V, Setaria_italica_v2.0, whole genome shotgun sequence:
GATCCAGTTTAGTTTtgaattttgtagaaattcacatGCCAAGATGGAAGACATTCACTATTTTTGAAACTTAGAGCTGTGTGCTGCATTTAAGCTGGTGCTTACTTTGAGCTCGAATTTGAAAATGTTCCAGGGTGAATTGGCCCAAACTCAAATTAATAAAGTTGTGGTCTAAAGTTTACTGTGCAACTCCTATAAAGGCTTTTGCTTCAAACCAGGTATATAAATAAAGCAGAAGTTTGAGTTCtgttatatttatttatatatgttccATATTTGATAACTATATATCTTTCATTTTAGTTGTAGTAGTTTTTGACATATTAACTTTATCTATTTCCTATAATTTCATAGATAATATATTGTATAGAACTTATTTGGTGGAACCATGATGAACCAAGCCAAGTTGGAGATGACCGAAAACAGGATCAGACCCTCAATATGTTGTCTAAAGTTTAGATCAATTATTAATGTACCTTAATGACTTTAAATACAAAAACTcaaaactacaaagttgtagatctcatcaagagctacaattttcatataaaaattatCTTCATCCGAGTTCGTATGAAAAAGTTATAATATTTTTAAAGTCAGGCCTTGTCACGCCACTCCGTGTCACGCCGGCAGGAGTGGCGTGACAAGCTTTCCACATGGATTATGCGCTGGCAGACCCCTTCCACGCTCTCCGACATGGCACACCTTGTCACACTATTGCATGTGGCGCGACAGAGTGTTCTTGTCGCGCCACGCGGACCGGCGCAACCAAAAGGGTCAGATCTGCAAATATGTGTTTGGGtgagttatttttaaaatattagttaaaaaagggttaaaaataaaaaaaaattctcttcTGCACATGCCACGCAATGTGGATGCATATATATGCTTTGGATTCGACTAGAAATGCACCAAAAGTTAGGAAATGGCGCAACTTTGttatatacatatttttttatagAAGAAACGGGAACCCAAGAAATTCTCACAAGTAAACACGTCTAACCTTTAAATTAGTTGGGCACATACCCACTGGATGTTCTTTGTTAATAAGAAAATACACATCTAGAAGGAATCTTATTACATGAAACAAACTTTTAATTGACTATAACTAGGAAATCTTATGCAACGAATAAAAGGTCAAGGCTAGCTCCTAACTAGAACAATCCCTGTGCCCTCTGATTCCCACCCCATCAAAAGGGTTTTGCTATTTTCTTCAGATGGCTGAACTTTCATTACTCATGGTACATAAGGTTTACAGTAAAGCTCGAGGCATCTACGAAGTGGTAAGGGTACGTACGTGCTTCATCAAGTAGCTCATAACCAAGCTACAAATATACAAGTTTGGCAATTCATATGTAGCATCCGTGTCACGACCCAAATATGAAAAACAAGATTAACAGGTAACCAtaagcatcatgagcatcatttggcATAATTGAGCATCAATGCATAAGCATTTGTTTGAGTTCAcaaattgttgtttattgttcaACTTCAACATTGTGAagcaactcaaatttttgctacGCAACAGCGCCTTCtgttattttattcaaatactagataAAATATGATGATTTTTTTGGTACTTTTGCTTAATTTTTGGGTGATATTTGCTAGCGTTAAAAATTCATTGAATTCTCAGTTttagttgttttacctttttaaTTGTGTGCAAATCTGAGCAGCTCAGGATATGATTCAAGTTTCTTTGTGTTATttatgattttatctttccatggatatttttgggaaattttggaCGACCGTAGCTCGCTCGGTTGAAGAGGGAAGTTCAATTTTCAAAATCAACGTgtagggcccacatgtcatccgtGTCCTCCCCTTCTCCCGCTGCCCTCATGCGCTGGTTGGGCAGGTAGAGCCCGTCCGCTAAGTCGCTGCCGCTCACCGACCATTGGAGCTGAGGCCACGCGAAATCCCTCCTCTACCCTCGCCTCTTCCCGTCCTATTTAACCCAACGCCGACTACTCCCCGAATCCCTAATCCCTCTCCTCCATTaattgccgccgccaccttctcctGCGCGCCGTCGCCAGAAATCCGCCGCCGACAGTAAACCCCGGGTCAACCTCACAGCTGAAGCTTCCTCACCCTGCTCCGTACCCATTCCACCGCTCACTTCCCCTCCTTCACTATGCAGGGCCCTCACCGGCGAGTTCCATCTGCCGCTCCACCGCCACCCCTGGAGCACCACCACGCCACCTCCTTATCACCAGGCTGCTAGTAGTGGTGAGCTTTGCGGTGTGCCGTTTCCGCTCACTCTCCGCCACGCCGCCCTGCTCCTCTCCACCGGCCCCACTCTGTCGCGCCGCTGCACCATGCCGCGTGCTCGCCAAGCCTTGGTCAAGGTAGGCCGGGCGGCCTTGACCGGCCCAGGCATGCTGACCCCGGGGGCCAGCACGTCAGTGGCTTGATTAGGTCTAGGCTGAGTGGAAAAAGTTTGGCCCGGATTTtctggaaaaaggaaaagggaaatATTTTATGTGTTTTGAGTAAAGTGTTGAATCTTGTTTAATTCATAGGAAAATATGTGTAGATCTAAAAATAATGATTCTTGTTTTGTTGGGTTTCTGATGAGATGTAGCTTTGTAAAATATGCGTATGTGCATATTACTGTTGTAGATTTTTTGCTTCTATATTTCTTATGATAGACTTATTAAATGCCCAATAAATCATGGTTTGCTCCACAAATTGTGAAACTATTTTTTTAGCTTCCTTGTACCATGTAGGTACTAGTACTCGTTAAAGAAAACTGGAAAAATACAAGTGAGCCACAATGATAGCTCTCAGCCGGGCGCATGCTTGCACTGTCCAGCTATACCCAACTTGCACCTGCACAGAGCTGTTTGGTTGTGCATAAATTTTTGCTAAGCTTGCTGCGAGTACTCCCTtcattctaaattatagatcgttttgacttttctaatcAATTTTCTATGCATATAAatatagtgtatatttaggtgcatagcacaTTTTATGAATCTACAAAACTAGGGGGTAGTAGATGGTACATCATGTGCTCACAAACAGAAAAGAACTAGGTCAAAGTGAAGTCTGCCATAAAAAATTATTGATTTGGATATGCGTATAGGATGGGGGATTGTCTGCGTACCTTGTAATCAGAAGATGAGGCTTACGCCTTGCTTCAGGAGCTCGTCAGCGTGATGAACACCATCGGCGATTGATTCTTCGATCGGCGTGTTGTCAGATTTGAGGAGAGCAAAAACATCATCACTACCCATTGACAGCACCATAATCAACCGGGGAGAAATTAGATATAATATAGTGAGTCGGCACTAGAAAATGATAGAATTATATTGTTTATTTAATTTGTCAGCTTCAGCTGTGCACTAGTCATACACATTTGCCGCGCGACAGCGCATCATGTCAGTGTCGCGAGGTGCTGGAGTGCCCGGGGCACCGGCGGCACGTAGACGTCGACGACGCCCTCCAGCGCCTGCACGACCTGCGCCATGGTCGGCCGGTGATCATCCTGATCCTGGATGCACCAGCACGCCACCCGGCAGGCACGCTCCAGCTCCCCCTTGCCCACGTCGCCGCGCAGCCTCGGGTCCGCCACGGCGGCCGTGTCCCCTTCCACCACCCGCGCTGCGGCCCAGACCGGGAAGAACGTGGACCGACGCTGCCCTGCCTCACCATCGCCGTCGTAACCCTCGGCGTTGCGGAGCCCTGAGATGAGCTCGAAGAGCACCATCCCGAAGCTGTACACATCGGCCTTGGCGCTGATTGGCAGCCCGGAGATCCACTCGGGCGCGAGGTACCCTATGGTGCCCCGCATCGTCGTCAAGACCCGGCTGAAGTCCCTCCCCACCAGCTTCGCCATCCCGAAGTCAGCGATCTTCGGGCACAAGTCCTTGTCTAGCAGAATGTTCTCCGGTTTGATGTCGCAGTGTATGATGCACTCACGGCAGCCCTCGTGCAGGTAGGCCAGCCCCCTAGCGATGCCGAGCATGATGCCGTAGCGGTCGCGCCAGCTCGGGCACGGTTTGCTCCCGAAGAGGTAGGAGTCCAGTGAGCCGTTGGGCATGTAGTCGTACACGAGCATCTTCTCGTCGCCGGACGAGCAGAATCCGACGAGCCGGACGAGGTTGACGTGTTGGATGAGCCCCAGAGTGTTCACCTCCGTCCGGAACTGCTTGTCGCCCTGCCGAAGGCCCTCTAGTTTCTTGACAGCCACTTCGGTGTGCCCGTTCACAACGCCGCGGTACACCGTGCCGAAGCCTCCGCCACCCAGCCGTTCGGAGAAGTTCTTCgtggcggcgcggagctccCTGTAGCTGTAAACATGCAAGGAGGAGCCCTTCTGATTATCCATTTTCTCCAGTCGTTTCCTCCTAGATAGAAGCATCCACGCTACTAGTGCCGATGCACCCAATGCTGCAAGACAAGCTAAAACGATGCCAAGAACGAGCCACAGCAGGCGCCTGTTCTTCCCCTTCACGCCGCGCAGATGTTGCAGTTCAGATTCTGACAACCGGACGTACAGGCTCGACGACGAACCCCCGGCATCGCCATACAACTGCTCGAGGTTTTGGAAGCCGTCGTGCCAGACGGCACAGCCACCACCGCTGGAGAATGTGTAAGCCTGGCAGGAGCAGTTCTTTAAGCAAGCCGACTCACACTCTGCTCTGCTCTGGGCGCTCACAGAGAACGAGTCGTCCGGGAGCTTCATGTCCGGAAGTTCCAGGAATCCGTCCGTTGACCCGTTGCCTCCGCACCGGAGCGGCGCGCTCCGGTGGCACCCGCCGCTCCAATCTTTGAGGCCCCAATCCCGCTCCGTCGCGGGCGCGAACCCGGGAGGGCACTGACACGGCGGCTGGGTCCTCTGGTTGCAGATGCCAAAGGCGCCGCAGAGCGCGTAGACGTCGCACTGAACGGTGGGCGCGGCCCAGAAGAACTGCCAGCTCTGGCTTTCGGCTACCCAGATGTACTGCTTCGTCTGGCCCGTGAGGTCGAGAACCATGCGCGTGATCGTCGCGTTGTCGTAGAGCACGCTGGTGACGCGCCGGTACGCCGGCGTCTCGATGTACGTCTGGTTGAAGAGCACGTTGTTGACGGCCTCCGGTAGATTGGCGAAGACGCGCCCTGTCCAGACGCCGCTGCGCCAGTACACGCGGGAGCTgttccagaggaagaagaactcGCTGCTGCCGTTGCGGTCCACCGTATCCGTGAACATCCCCGGCGCGGGGTCCTCGGCGTTGCGCCACGACGTCAGCGCCTGGTACTCGCCGGTGAGCTTGTTCTCCCCGAGCCACCCCTCCGGCACCAGCGTGTCCGTTGGGTGGtcgaagctctgccacagcacGTTGGAGGAGTTGCCCCCGTCGAGGAGAACCAGATTGCCATTGTCACGCATCACCGCGATGTTTGACCCCGGCGACGATGCCACCGACGAGGACGACAGGTTGGTCCACCACACGACGGCCGGCGAGGCAGAGGATTGGCTCCGCCAGACGAGCTCGAGGTTGCCGCTGTCGGAGGACACCCGGAGCTCAGCCGAGGCAACATCTGACAGGGGACTTTCACGGTTGCCGACCCAGATGGCGGTCTGCACGGGGACGTTCTTGTACCAGATGCCGAGGTAGTACCGGCCGGAGCTGCCGGGGCTGAAGAGGCCCAGCTCGAACTTGCCCTGCGCCGAGACCACCGTATCGTTGCCCcgcagcggccgccgcgccgagaCGGtgtccgccgcctcccccgcgccgGGATGGCCTGCCGTGCAGCAGTAGGCGACAAGGGCCATAGCGATGGCAACAGCAGCCAGTGACATGCTTGGAGGCTTGGAAGATTGCAAGCGCGGTGGGGTTTTCAGGTGGACTCTTGATGAGGTCGGTTGCCACCGCATCTGAGCGCTAGAGAACAAATGGCTAGTCCGCATCAGGCCTGGTTTGGACGTCACATAAATGGCTCGAAATTTCTTGTAGGCAAGGACGTCACTTAAGGAGCAGCGCCATGGTACAAAGAATTTGCAACAGAGGTAAAAATACCAAAAAAAAGTGAAGAATTCAACGACATCACGGCTATTCCCAACAATGAACCAAGTTCGCAAGAAATCTTAGTGCTAAACTTCTAAACAAGACCAAATTACTTTCCCTAAAGAAGCTTACcgtctctttttttaaaaaaattataatgcTTATTTCGTCCAGTTTAAACAAACCCTGGTAAGCAAATTTCTGTCAATACATAATTTTGGTGATACAAAATGTAATTCTATTCATTCAACAATAATTTCTTACAATTACAATTTTAtataatataaataaaatattaatagaGTGATTCTTGGTCAAAATCTTTGTCCTAATGGCCACATTCCTTCCATCCATCCCAAATAGCATACCCGTCCATTAACATAGTACATAACATCGCATATTTCATCAAATAAAGAAGAAATACAAGTAAAAGTTTGATGCAAAATTTTGTTAATTGGCACAAAAGCATCATCACGGTAAATTTGTAATTCAAAAATACAAATCAGTGATACAACTATTCACAGTAAACATTTAAATATTTTGACAACCTATTCATCAAAAGCTTACAAAAAGTTAACATTTCCAAATCAGAAAACACAGCGAACCAAAGGAGCAGGTCATATCCGGCTCCGCAACCACTAGATTTGACTCTAGTACGTGTTAACTGAGCAGGTACTAAGAAATTAAAGAGAAGGAAGGACCTGACAGAGGAGGACACAGGGATGGTGATGAGGGTCGTCGCGTGGTTGGTGTGGAATTACTCCATGGCTATGAGCGGGCGGCCACTTTTGTTCTATCCATGTTTTCTTTCAATTACGCTGGGGTCTAAATTCTTTATAGTCCAGTTAGGCTGACAGCAGGAGGCTACTGATTTTGGTTGGATGGATTCGCTTTCTCGCTTTTCGTGTGTCGTGGAAGGACGGACGATGCGAAGTTTTCGCTGCATTCCTCGCGTGCCCAAGGTAGTTTATTCATTTCGGGAGGTGGTCAAGACTAACTTGGTTTGGCAACTAGACTTTGTGGCCAGCAGGTGTGAAAAGGCAAATCATGAGCCGTCTCGCTGGGGGGTCGTTCTTTTTCGTTCCGGTGGCAATCTTTCTTTAGTGCGGAAGATGTTACGAAGACACGGTGTTCACGACCGCTAGCGGTTGGCACGTGCCCATGCGACCCGTCCTCCACTCCTCTTCTTCCTGCCGCAGTTATCTTAGAACGTTTGTTTGAGTTTTGTAGCAGATTCTTAACGTGAAAAGTCAGAAACTCAAATAAACAACAATTTTCTAGTGCAGTTTTCGAAAAGCTGGAAACTCAGAATAGCAGAGTTTATATTTTATGAGCTTTTTCGTAACTTTCTAAGCTTAGAAAGCTAAatacatcttctaaaagctagtattagcttttcagaaaaaaaatcagcagcAACTTCTCAGAAAAGCTAAAAAGCTatagctcaaacaaacaaatccTTAATAAATCCGCTCTTCTTCCACCATCTTGATTGATAGATCCACCATCACCCTGCTTGATGAGGCCAAGAACCTGAGGCGGGCAGTCTTCGTATTGGATGGAACCCCACTCCTATATACCCTCCCCAGCTCTGGATCTTTTTCGAGTAAGACCAGACCTCTACTAGAGGTACCTCAATCGTCTCATCTTGATTTAAGTAGGCATCACCACCACGAAGATCGTGATGGCATCTTGAAGTACATCCACCGCTCGACGTCGCTATTGCCTTGGCGCAGATCTGACGCCTCACAATGGGCGTGTTGGAGTAATTCAAATGGAATGAGTTGTTATCTCCTAATGATGAGGGTGATAGCCCCCGTGTCGTCCTCCTCGGCGACTCGGGCGGCGCTCGACACCCCTGCGTCGCCGCCCGTCCTC
This window encodes:
- the LOC101777589 gene encoding G-type lectin S-receptor-like serine/threonine-protein kinase At2g19130, which produces MRWQPTSSRVHLKTPPRLQSSKPPSMSLAAVAIAMALVAYCCTAGHPGAGEAADTVSARRPLRGNDTVVSAQGKFELGLFSPGSSGRYYLGIWYKNVPVQTAIWVGNRESPLSDVASAELRVSSDSGNLELVWRSQSSASPAVVWWTNLSSSSVASSPGSNIAVMRDNGNLVLLDGGNSSNVLWQSFDHPTDTLVPEGWLGENKLTGEYQALTSWRNAEDPAPGMFTDTVDRNGSSEFFFLWNSSRVYWRSGVWTGRVFANLPEAVNNVLFNQTYIETPAYRRVTSVLYDNATITRMVLDLTGQTKQYIWVAESQSWQFFWAAPTVQCDVYALCGAFGICNQRTQPPCQCPPGFAPATERDWGLKDWSGGCHRSAPLRCGGNGSTDGFLELPDMKLPDDSFSVSAQSRAECESACLKNCSCQAYTFSSGGGCAVWHDGFQNLEQLYGDAGGSSSSLYVRLSESELQHLRGVKGKNRRLLWLVLGIVLACLAALGASALVAWMLLSRRKRLEKMDNQKGSSLHVYSYRELRAATKNFSERLGGGGFGTVYRGVVNGHTEVAVKKLEGLRQGDKQFRTEVNTLGLIQHVNLVRLVGFCSSGDEKMLVYDYMPNGSLDSYLFGSKPCPSWRDRYGIMLGIARGLAYLHEGCRECIIHCDIKPENILLDKDLCPKIADFGMAKLVGRDFSRVLTTMRGTIGYLAPEWISGLPISAKADVYSFGMVLFELISGLRNAEGYDGDGEAGQRRSTFFPVWAAARVVEGDTAAVADPRLRGDVGKGELERACRVACWCIQDQDDHRPTMAQVVQALEGVVDVYVPPVPRALQHLATLT